A single genomic interval of Aureliella helgolandensis harbors:
- a CDS encoding aminotransferase class IV, with the protein MDSIAWYNHEWLPAAQATLPLDDVGVLQGAVLVERLRTVRGEPLDVEQHLSRMQFGCELLEIHPPRGRDWIGLLGEVVRECASRNRAVFGAQDFSLVVIVTPGRIGESPRLPTMIVHAAPIRWPQLKSFYRVGQPLIVANTRNVPQECWLPQLKTRSRLHYYLADSEAAELAQPWGGAVLLDLAGNLTETSMANLLVVEGKRIVSPPLNSILHGVSLTRTLRLAVEMEYDVALEQLSSERAQAADEILLCGSTGCLWPAASLEDRIFDDPVRRPVFQHLSRAWCDDISLDYVQQAS; encoded by the coding sequence GTGGATTCGATTGCCTGGTACAACCATGAATGGCTTCCAGCTGCCCAGGCGACTTTGCCCTTAGATGATGTAGGGGTGCTTCAAGGCGCCGTGCTGGTGGAGCGGCTGAGAACCGTCCGCGGTGAGCCGCTCGACGTGGAACAGCATCTGAGCCGCATGCAATTCGGTTGTGAGCTTCTCGAAATTCACCCGCCCCGTGGCCGGGATTGGATAGGCCTCCTCGGCGAGGTAGTTCGGGAGTGCGCAAGTCGCAATCGAGCGGTCTTTGGGGCCCAGGATTTCTCCTTGGTGGTGATTGTGACTCCCGGACGGATCGGGGAATCTCCTCGCCTGCCTACCATGATTGTGCATGCCGCTCCCATTCGCTGGCCACAACTGAAATCGTTTTATCGTGTGGGGCAGCCGTTGATTGTGGCGAATACTCGCAACGTCCCCCAGGAATGCTGGCTTCCGCAGCTGAAGACTCGCTCGCGTTTGCACTATTATCTCGCCGACAGCGAAGCTGCTGAGCTGGCACAGCCATGGGGCGGAGCTGTTCTGCTGGATCTGGCGGGGAACCTTACAGAGACCTCCATGGCCAACCTGCTGGTGGTGGAGGGGAAACGCATCGTCAGCCCGCCACTGAATTCGATCCTGCATGGTGTGAGCCTAACGCGTACTCTGCGTTTGGCGGTGGAAATGGAGTACGATGTAGCTCTTGAGCAATTGTCGAGCGAGCGAGCTCAGGCCGCCGACGAGATTCTGTTGTGTGGTTCTACGGGCTGCTTGTGGCCAGCGGCCAGTTTGGAGGATCGCATTTTTGATGATCCAGTTCGGCGACCGGTATTTCAGCACTTGAGTCGCGCATGGTGCGACGACATCAGTCTGGATTATGTGCAGCAAGCCAGCTGA
- a CDS encoding FAD-binding protein: MVSSEIVRIENVEALQRLFHEQPHQILPVGNRTKLDLTQSSATGSTVMCDLSAWAGVTIYDPSEFLITAQAGTRLSDIQARLAEYGQFLPCDPPGIEAGATLGGAVASGLNGPGRLLYGSLRDFVMEVVFVDGLGNLVHGGGKVVKNAAGFDFPKLMVGSLGRMGVMTEITLKVLPKPQCLASCRLTLASLDECYAVSQTLLGQPLPIAAIDFLMTAPTEPTLQVRFAGPAASLPKVLERAKSLVDAAGVEGQWTAITDSAEEQRLWNERGFAGAQVRVGVDGPHLLELQQSLGEDAGIELTRCTGAGTEAWYRCSVKGLETLDHALSAAKLTGLKIPFCPYQLPLLGDRQWTVGATRVQRAMDPAQRFLAYN, translated from the coding sequence ATGGTGAGTTCGGAGATTGTCCGCATTGAGAATGTAGAAGCCCTGCAGCGACTCTTTCATGAGCAACCACATCAGATTCTGCCGGTCGGCAATCGCACGAAACTGGATTTGACGCAATCTTCCGCCACGGGATCGACGGTGATGTGTGACTTGTCCGCTTGGGCCGGCGTGACCATCTACGATCCCTCGGAGTTCTTGATCACCGCTCAGGCTGGAACTCGCTTGTCAGACATTCAGGCTCGATTAGCAGAGTATGGGCAATTCCTTCCCTGTGACCCGCCTGGGATCGAAGCGGGTGCGACGTTGGGCGGAGCGGTCGCCAGCGGTCTCAATGGTCCGGGCCGCCTGCTCTACGGCAGCCTGCGAGATTTCGTGATGGAGGTCGTGTTTGTCGACGGCTTAGGGAATCTCGTGCACGGAGGCGGGAAAGTCGTGAAGAACGCGGCGGGATTCGACTTTCCCAAACTCATGGTCGGTTCCCTGGGACGCATGGGAGTCATGACCGAAATTACCCTGAAAGTCCTTCCCAAGCCACAGTGTCTAGCCAGTTGCCGCCTGACCCTGGCAAGCCTGGACGAGTGCTATGCGGTATCGCAGACGTTGCTGGGGCAACCGCTGCCGATCGCGGCGATCGATTTTCTCATGACAGCACCCACCGAGCCTACGTTGCAGGTCCGTTTCGCTGGACCAGCAGCCAGTTTGCCGAAAGTGCTCGAGCGTGCTAAGTCGCTGGTTGATGCAGCGGGGGTGGAGGGGCAATGGACAGCCATTACAGATTCCGCCGAGGAGCAGAGGCTGTGGAATGAGCGTGGGTTTGCCGGCGCTCAGGTGCGGGTGGGAGTCGACGGGCCACATCTGTTGGAATTGCAGCAGAGTTTAGGGGAAGATGCCGGCATCGAGCTCACACGCTGCACCGGGGCTGGGACGGAAGCCTGGTATCGATGCTCTGTAAAGGGACTCGAAACCTTGGATCACGCGTTGTCGGCTGCGAAATTGACCGGCCTAAAGATTCCCTTTTGCCCCTACCAGCTTCCACTGTTGGGCGACCGGCAGTGGACCGTGGGGGCAACTCGCGTTCAGCGAGCAATGGATCCCGCACAGCGTTTCTTGGCTTACAATTGA
- a CDS encoding zinc ribbon domain-containing protein — protein MEERKINPGHAGIRSVLRWLGPALVCCGAILTAIGLISFFASFGSFGMPRYFWCAFLGMPMMAGGVALTKVAYFGAIARYMAAETAPVGKDTFNYMARETQGGVRDIAAAIKEGIAGGEKVCSQCDRKNDPDAAFCDQCGGTLVAAKRCSACSAMNDVHARFCDRCGGQLSAE, from the coding sequence ATGGAAGAACGTAAGATCAACCCTGGCCATGCCGGGATTCGCTCGGTGCTCCGCTGGCTGGGACCGGCTCTAGTGTGTTGCGGTGCAATTCTCACTGCGATTGGACTGATTAGCTTCTTCGCCTCCTTTGGTAGTTTTGGCATGCCACGCTACTTTTGGTGTGCTTTCCTCGGGATGCCCATGATGGCTGGGGGAGTCGCGTTGACCAAGGTTGCCTATTTTGGAGCGATCGCGCGTTACATGGCCGCGGAAACTGCGCCGGTCGGTAAGGATACCTTCAACTACATGGCACGGGAGACGCAGGGAGGTGTACGAGACATTGCAGCGGCGATCAAAGAAGGTATTGCCGGGGGAGAAAAAGTGTGCTCCCAGTGCGATCGTAAGAATGATCCAGATGCAGCCTTTTGCGATCAGTGTGGTGGAACCCTGGTGGCGGCGAAGCGTTGTTCGGCCTGCTCTGCCATGAATGACGTCCATGCAAGGTTTTGCGATCGTTGCGGCGGCCAGTTGAGTGCCGAGTGA
- a CDS encoding DUF3467 domain-containing protein, translated as MADTDQNTADQDTAAAAPATPQQQSQPVQVQVDDSHANTAYANFCRVTGSPEELIVDFGLNPQPVGVPKDPIHVNQRVILNFYTAKRLLAALQMSVQRHEAVFGVLETDIQKRLKVQQQG; from the coding sequence ATGGCAGACACAGATCAAAACACCGCGGACCAAGACACGGCAGCCGCCGCACCTGCTACTCCGCAGCAACAATCACAACCGGTCCAAGTCCAAGTGGATGATTCGCATGCGAATACCGCCTATGCAAATTTCTGCCGCGTTACAGGATCGCCTGAAGAGTTGATTGTCGACTTTGGACTGAACCCACAACCCGTGGGTGTTCCCAAGGACCCAATTCACGTTAACCAACGCGTTATCTTGAACTTCTACACAGCCAAGCGTCTGTTGGCCGCACTTCAAATGTCGGTGCAACGCCATGAAGCGGTCTTTGGAGTCCTCGAAACGGATATCCAAAAGCGGCTCAAAGTTCAGCAACAAGGTTAA
- a CDS encoding biotin/lipoyl-binding protein — protein sequence MTSMADSLVNSAMRPLQLRRRPDLESKKHRYHGRSYWVVKEPVGLNYYRFHDEEFAILNMLDGLTSLQQIKDRFQSEFAPQRITLQDLQQFVGMLHRSGLVISQATGQGRQLRRRGDEKVKKERLGKLANIFALRFRGIDPERILNFLNPFTWWIFTLPALILISMFGLSALMLVLVNFQEFRTKLPTFEQFFAAHNWIWLGATMGIVKVLHEFGHGLSCKRYGGECHEMGFMFLVFTPCLYCNVSDSWMLPNKWHRVFIGAAGMYVELILASIATYLWWFSQPGMLNFLCLSVMFICSVSTVVFNGNPLLRFDGYYILMDILEIPNLRQKATEILKRWFQKYCLGLELQDNPFLPHQKQGWFALYTVASIIYRWVVVFSIMMFLMKVLEPYGLQALGRLIAISGLAGMIIQPVWQTIKFFRTPGRASKMKRKNVLTSLAVAAAAIVGICWIPLPYHVDCAVEIQPQDAKQVFAMVPGRLVSWNKKPGDRVQTGETIAELESLEMRYRLAQLTSELEIAQVRLAGYIDQKNSDLQAQAQIKTQKELVASKQQLVDQHWEKMQQLHIKSKADGVILPGPNKPAPKAAEIEEQLPMWSGNPFDDKNQDAVFSQSDLLCFVGDPNRMEAVLVVDQHDIDLVHEEIEVDIKIDSARLETFSGKIEKISKMEMRISPENLALQAGGRLDTEMDESGRMRPISTSYQARVPLEDVDVSLRSGYRGQAKIYVGWKSIGWRIYRFCARTFRLEM from the coding sequence ATGACTTCGATGGCGGACAGTTTGGTCAACAGCGCGATGCGGCCCCTGCAGCTGCGCCGACGACCCGACTTAGAATCCAAAAAACACCGCTACCACGGACGCAGCTATTGGGTCGTCAAAGAACCCGTGGGCCTGAACTACTATCGCTTCCACGATGAAGAGTTTGCGATCCTCAATATGCTCGACGGTCTTACCAGCCTGCAGCAAATCAAAGATCGTTTTCAATCAGAATTTGCGCCCCAACGAATCACGCTGCAAGACCTTCAGCAATTCGTCGGCATGCTGCACCGCAGCGGACTGGTGATCTCCCAAGCCACCGGCCAGGGTAGACAGCTTCGGCGACGTGGTGACGAGAAAGTGAAGAAGGAGCGACTCGGCAAGCTAGCGAACATCTTCGCCTTGCGATTCCGCGGAATTGATCCCGAGCGCATCCTGAACTTTCTCAATCCATTCACTTGGTGGATCTTTACCCTCCCGGCCTTGATCCTGATCTCCATGTTTGGCCTGAGCGCCCTCATGTTGGTGTTGGTGAATTTTCAGGAGTTCCGAACGAAGCTGCCAACGTTTGAACAATTCTTTGCTGCCCACAACTGGATCTGGTTGGGGGCTACGATGGGCATCGTCAAGGTTCTGCACGAATTCGGGCACGGTTTGAGCTGCAAGCGCTACGGCGGTGAATGCCATGAGATGGGATTCATGTTCCTGGTATTCACACCCTGCCTCTACTGCAACGTCTCCGACTCGTGGATGCTTCCGAATAAGTGGCATCGCGTTTTCATTGGCGCGGCCGGGATGTATGTCGAATTGATCTTGGCATCGATCGCCACCTACCTGTGGTGGTTCAGCCAGCCAGGAATGCTGAACTTCCTGTGCCTGTCGGTCATGTTCATCTGCTCCGTCAGTACCGTGGTCTTCAATGGTAACCCATTGCTGCGATTTGACGGGTACTACATCCTGATGGACATCCTCGAAATCCCCAACCTGCGTCAGAAGGCAACGGAGATCCTCAAACGCTGGTTCCAAAAATACTGTCTCGGACTTGAATTGCAGGACAACCCATTCCTACCGCATCAGAAGCAAGGCTGGTTCGCACTCTACACCGTCGCCTCGATCATCTACCGCTGGGTCGTCGTCTTCTCCATCATGATGTTCTTGATGAAAGTCCTCGAACCCTACGGCTTGCAAGCACTCGGTCGACTGATCGCGATCAGCGGTTTGGCCGGCATGATCATCCAACCCGTTTGGCAAACCATTAAATTCTTCCGCACTCCAGGGCGAGCTAGCAAGATGAAGAGAAAGAACGTTCTAACCAGCTTGGCCGTTGCTGCAGCTGCCATCGTTGGCATTTGCTGGATTCCGCTCCCCTACCACGTGGACTGCGCCGTCGAGATCCAACCCCAGGACGCCAAGCAGGTCTTCGCCATGGTTCCCGGGCGATTGGTCTCCTGGAATAAGAAGCCAGGCGATCGGGTACAAACCGGCGAGACCATCGCGGAGTTGGAGAGCCTGGAAATGCGCTACCGTCTCGCGCAACTCACCAGCGAGCTGGAGATTGCCCAGGTGCGTCTGGCGGGATACATCGATCAGAAGAACTCCGATCTTCAAGCCCAAGCTCAAATCAAAACCCAAAAGGAACTGGTGGCCTCCAAACAACAGCTGGTCGACCAACATTGGGAAAAAATGCAACAGTTGCACATTAAATCCAAAGCGGATGGAGTCATTCTGCCCGGTCCCAATAAGCCGGCTCCGAAAGCGGCAGAGATCGAAGAGCAACTCCCCATGTGGAGCGGCAACCCGTTTGACGACAAAAACCAAGATGCCGTTTTTTCGCAATCAGACCTCCTTTGTTTCGTAGGCGATCCAAACCGAATGGAAGCGGTACTAGTTGTCGATCAGCACGATATCGACCTAGTGCACGAGGAAATCGAGGTCGATATCAAAATAGATTCTGCCAGATTGGAGACGTTTTCTGGCAAGATAGAGAAGATATCGAAAATGGAGATGCGAATCTCTCCGGAGAACCTAGCCCTTCAGGCCGGTGGTCGACTCGACACCGAGATGGACGAGTCGGGGCGCATGCGCCCCATCAGTACATCTTACCAAGCTCGCGTTCCCCTTGAAGATGTTGACGTGTCACTTCGCAGCGGCTATCGAGGACAAGCCAAGATTTACGTAGGTTGGAAATCGATAGGATGGAGAATTTACAGATTCTGCGCACGCACATTCAGACTCGAAATGTAA
- a CDS encoding efflux RND transporter periplasmic adaptor subunit gives MSIRHKIMLLVGSLVVVSFSTTAFSQETRSASPSRATYSDSTITIEGALVKVIHEIEVAAQADGLIQQMFAEAGQTVAEGERLIKIDDRIQSAEVQVAAKELEAAKKQAKQVADIEFAEASYKVSQAEFEDIVSLLSRGASSESERRRAELEKEKGRLGVDVARIKKEQEQLAADVSAEKLHAAEVRLGLYEVLAPLEGVITERMRDRGEWIRSGEPILKLVHLNEMRIEAQVPVEQISPSELQGAPMTISVRVSPQFKADFQAQVEFVSPYVNAGEVMVWAKVKNQRVQPGGPWLLRDGMHADVQIQRR, from the coding sequence ATGTCTATTCGCCATAAAATAATGCTGTTGGTCGGCTCGCTGGTCGTTGTGAGCTTTTCGACCACCGCCTTCAGTCAAGAAACGCGTTCGGCTAGCCCTTCGCGTGCTACCTACAGCGATTCCACGATTACCATTGAGGGCGCGCTCGTCAAAGTCATCCATGAGATCGAGGTGGCTGCCCAGGCGGACGGCTTGATCCAACAAATGTTTGCTGAGGCAGGCCAAACCGTCGCCGAGGGAGAACGCTTGATCAAGATCGACGATCGCATCCAATCTGCGGAAGTCCAAGTTGCCGCCAAAGAGCTCGAAGCGGCCAAGAAACAAGCCAAGCAAGTAGCCGACATCGAATTCGCCGAAGCATCCTACAAGGTGTCCCAAGCCGAATTTGAAGACATCGTGAGCCTGCTGAGCAGAGGCGCATCCTCCGAATCCGAACGCCGCCGAGCAGAGCTCGAAAAGGAAAAGGGGCGTCTGGGAGTCGACGTGGCCAGGATCAAAAAAGAACAAGAGCAACTCGCCGCCGATGTCTCGGCCGAAAAATTGCATGCCGCCGAAGTTCGCCTAGGACTCTATGAAGTTCTCGCTCCGCTCGAAGGAGTCATCACCGAACGCATGCGAGATCGCGGTGAATGGATTCGATCCGGGGAACCAATCCTCAAATTGGTGCACCTGAACGAAATGCGGATCGAAGCCCAAGTTCCCGTGGAGCAGATTTCTCCATCCGAATTGCAGGGAGCTCCCATGACGATTTCCGTGCGAGTCAGCCCCCAATTCAAGGCGGATTTTCAGGCTCAAGTTGAATTTGTCAGCCCGTATGTGAATGCCGGGGAAGTCATGGTCTGGGCTAAAGTCAAAAACCAGCGTGTGCAACCTGGCGGGCCCTGGCTGCTGCGCGACGGAATGCATGCTGATGTACAAATCCAACGCCGCTAA
- a CDS encoding efflux RND transporter periplasmic adaptor subunit has translation MASTPSQETVEQTKQQIRTLINEIAELSRADAPSEEFFPAVLKRIVDALAAVGGAIWLLDDEGQLKLSYQINVNQNLLEAHSDDAAKHAKLLSRLYQRGQSELVPPHSMLGEGQDEGNPSQYLLVVSPLSSGGKQTAGLVEIFQRPNSAPNIQRGYMRFLDQMASLIGEWLKGRTLQKVSDRQVMWQKADHFARLVHDNLEKRDTAFTIANEGRQLIGCDRVSVAIQKGRKCKVEAISGQDTIENRSNIVTALNNLATRVVSAGESLWYDGTVEDLPPQLEEAIEDYVDLSHGRSIAVLPIRRPEKVVEGDVHSKETVQREDLSKREIIGALIVEQIESQVPPEALRSRCDLVYEHAARALNNSMTHSDLFLMPVWRTLGRATWLFRGSTFPKTMTVLSLLAVGLLALFLVHINHDLEAQGSLQPKTQRQVFAHVDGEVEEVFVEHGEAVLAGQPLVKLRNRDLEIQLSELNGQLDQTREQIVAVAELQNRAADRAERVKLTYQGREHVAHEKALLEQYELLQEKEQKLTIRSPIDGIVMTWDLKKMLRARPVVTGQVLVTVADPNGEFELELLMPEKRMRYLDQAIEASGGQPLPVDFILATDPSVDHQGTLSIDAIHARAELDSTEGAVVKLRVHPNSMEGISPRPGAKVIADVTCGRRSAAFVWFHEVIEWVQANVIF, from the coding sequence ATGGCTTCCACACCCTCCCAAGAGACAGTCGAGCAGACTAAGCAGCAGATCCGCACCTTGATCAACGAGATCGCGGAGCTATCGCGAGCCGACGCCCCCAGCGAAGAGTTCTTCCCGGCTGTCCTCAAGCGAATCGTCGACGCCCTGGCTGCCGTGGGTGGCGCCATTTGGCTGCTCGATGACGAGGGGCAGCTCAAGCTAAGCTATCAGATCAACGTCAATCAAAACCTGCTGGAAGCCCACAGCGACGATGCGGCCAAGCATGCCAAATTGCTGTCCCGCCTCTATCAGCGTGGACAATCGGAATTGGTACCACCCCACTCGATGCTGGGCGAAGGGCAGGACGAGGGAAATCCCTCACAATACCTGCTGGTGGTCTCGCCGCTGTCGAGTGGTGGAAAGCAGACCGCAGGCTTGGTGGAAATCTTCCAACGCCCCAATTCGGCTCCCAACATCCAACGCGGCTACATGCGTTTCCTGGATCAGATGGCCAGCCTGATTGGAGAGTGGCTTAAGGGGCGGACCTTGCAAAAGGTATCCGACCGGCAAGTGATGTGGCAAAAGGCCGATCACTTCGCCCGCTTGGTGCATGACAATTTGGAAAAACGCGACACCGCCTTCACCATTGCCAATGAAGGCCGCCAGCTCATCGGTTGCGACCGTGTGAGCGTGGCCATCCAGAAGGGCCGCAAATGCAAAGTCGAAGCGATTAGCGGACAGGATACGATCGAGAATCGCTCGAATATCGTGACAGCCCTCAACAACTTAGCCACTCGCGTCGTCTCGGCTGGAGAGTCCCTGTGGTATGACGGCACGGTGGAAGACCTCCCCCCGCAGCTCGAAGAAGCGATCGAGGACTACGTAGACCTGTCCCACGGGCGCTCCATCGCCGTGCTGCCGATTCGCCGCCCCGAGAAAGTCGTGGAAGGGGATGTGCACTCCAAGGAAACAGTCCAGCGCGAAGACCTCTCCAAGCGTGAAATCATTGGCGCCTTGATCGTCGAACAGATCGAAAGCCAAGTCCCCCCCGAAGCCTTGCGTTCGCGGTGCGATTTAGTCTACGAGCATGCGGCTCGGGCTCTCAACAATTCCATGACCCACAGCGACTTGTTCCTGATGCCCGTCTGGCGGACGCTCGGGCGTGCCACTTGGCTCTTCCGCGGCTCCACCTTCCCCAAGACCATGACGGTGCTGAGCCTCCTGGCTGTCGGCCTACTGGCCCTGTTCCTGGTGCACATCAATCATGACCTGGAAGCCCAAGGCTCCTTGCAACCGAAGACGCAACGGCAAGTTTTCGCGCATGTCGATGGTGAAGTCGAAGAGGTGTTCGTGGAACATGGCGAAGCCGTCCTGGCGGGACAGCCACTCGTTAAACTGCGCAACCGTGACCTGGAAATTCAACTCTCGGAGCTCAATGGCCAGTTAGACCAAACCCGCGAGCAAATCGTCGCCGTCGCAGAACTTCAGAACCGTGCCGCAGACCGCGCCGAGCGTGTCAAGCTGACCTACCAAGGTCGAGAACACGTGGCTCACGAAAAAGCTCTGTTGGAACAGTATGAATTGCTCCAAGAGAAAGAGCAAAAACTGACTATTCGCAGTCCCATCGATGGCATTGTCATGACTTGGGACTTGAAGAAGATGCTCCGTGCACGCCCGGTAGTCACCGGCCAAGTCCTGGTAACGGTAGCTGATCCCAATGGAGAATTCGAGCTCGAGTTGCTCATGCCAGAAAAACGCATGCGGTATCTGGATCAAGCGATTGAAGCGTCTGGCGGACAACCACTGCCGGTCGATTTCATCCTAGCCACCGATCCCTCAGTGGATCACCAGGGGACGCTGTCAATAGATGCCATCCACGCGCGGGCAGAATTGGATTCCACCGAGGGGGCAGTCGTTAAGCTTCGCGTGCACCCCAATTCCATGGAGGGTATCAGCCCACGACCTGGAGCGAAGGTCATTGCCGATGTCACCTGCGGTAGGCGTTCGGCAGCCTTTGTCTGGTTCCACGAAGTTATCGAATGGGTGCAAGCCAACGTTATTTTCTAG
- a CDS encoding transglutaminase-like domain-containing protein produces MQKSIEVGCNLSYEVRQSTVFLFQISCALTPHQVVDSESLILNPNLATEAFSAGIEANRMHRVVVEPCELNVSYRGNITLTPEIDEPGEVNEASTAHMPPEVLTYLNPSRYCESDLLGRFAFEEFGHLYRGYSRVQAVCNWVCEHLDYTPGSTNSSTTATAVLLQRAGVCRDYAHLAITLCRGLGIPARYVAGYAVNLQPPDFHGFMEAFLGDRWYLFDPTRLSLVSGLVRIGAGRDAADVAIATLNGDARLLDQQVWASDVTDPAAGGGAAPESGISTA; encoded by the coding sequence ATGCAGAAGTCGATTGAAGTCGGCTGCAACCTCTCCTATGAGGTTCGGCAGTCCACCGTGTTCCTGTTTCAGATTAGCTGTGCCCTAACACCGCATCAAGTCGTCGATAGTGAAAGCTTGATTCTGAATCCCAACCTGGCTACCGAGGCCTTCAGTGCTGGGATTGAAGCGAATCGCATGCATCGCGTTGTCGTCGAGCCGTGTGAGTTGAATGTTTCCTACCGTGGCAACATCACTTTGACTCCAGAGATTGATGAGCCCGGCGAAGTCAACGAGGCTAGTACCGCTCACATGCCTCCAGAGGTTTTGACTTACTTGAACCCAAGCCGCTACTGCGAAAGCGATCTGCTCGGGCGGTTCGCATTTGAAGAGTTCGGCCACCTCTATCGAGGGTACAGCCGAGTTCAAGCGGTATGCAATTGGGTTTGCGAGCACCTGGACTATACTCCCGGGAGTACGAACAGCTCAACGACGGCGACGGCGGTCTTATTGCAGCGTGCCGGAGTCTGTCGCGATTATGCACACCTAGCGATTACACTCTGCCGCGGTCTGGGGATTCCCGCTCGCTACGTAGCCGGCTATGCCGTAAACCTCCAGCCCCCTGACTTTCATGGATTCATGGAGGCCTTCCTAGGGGATCGGTGGTATTTGTTCGATCCAACTCGACTAAGTCTGGTGAGCGGACTGGTGCGAATTGGAGCGGGGCGGGATGCGGCCGACGTGGCCATTGCGACGCTCAATGGCGACGCGAGATTGTTGGACCAGCAGGTGTGGGCCAGTGATGTCACCGACCCTGCCGCAGGTGGTGGTGCCGCACCGGAAAGTGGAATTTCCACAGCCTAG
- a CDS encoding pyroglutamyl-peptidase I — protein MHVLLTAFEPYAEWPQNSSWLALVELLKNRPTHLELTTRRYPVELAALRKQLHEDLQTDYDAVLHLGQSPGTSAIKLEAIALNVAGCVMDAGQELPNLIESAPLAFRSQMPLARWADALRESGIPAKISYHAGTFLCNATMYLTHYWYQSRGVHRPVGFVHLPLATEQVARGTAIFPSLPQATLGRSLDILLKELSAMNAASQRRLA, from the coding sequence TTGCACGTCTTGCTGACAGCCTTCGAACCCTACGCCGAATGGCCGCAGAACTCGAGCTGGCTGGCACTCGTCGAGCTCCTCAAGAATCGCCCCACCCACCTGGAATTGACGACCCGTCGCTACCCAGTGGAACTTGCAGCCCTACGCAAGCAATTGCATGAGGATTTGCAGACCGATTACGATGCTGTGCTCCACCTCGGGCAGTCCCCTGGCACCTCCGCCATCAAGTTAGAGGCCATCGCTCTCAACGTGGCTGGCTGCGTGATGGACGCGGGACAGGAACTCCCGAATCTGATCGAGTCAGCCCCACTCGCATTCCGAAGTCAAATGCCACTTGCACGCTGGGCCGATGCTTTGCGAGAATCGGGTATCCCGGCGAAAATTTCCTATCACGCAGGCACCTTCCTGTGCAATGCCACGATGTACCTAACCCACTACTGGTACCAATCGCGTGGGGTCCACCGCCCCGTGGGCTTTGTCCATCTGCCGCTAGCCACCGAACAAGTCGCCCGGGGCACCGCAATTTTCCCCTCACTCCCCCAAGCAACGCTCGGCCGAAGCTTGGACATCCTGCTCAAAGAACTCAGCGCCATGAACGCAGCCTCCCAGCGCAGACTGGCTTAA
- a CDS encoding leucine-rich repeat domain-containing protein: MKHWIFLAITALMSSASPLIAQDLFPDKGLEAAVRHEVYAKRYNEEPLTVDDVKKISQVKAKSKEIKSLEGLQHCVAIQLIDLEDNQIEDLSPLKGLTLLQSINLASNKISDVTPLENLERVQYLQLEGNAVKDISALAKMNNMRSLYLSKNKIEQIGVVKEFKKAWSLYLAENPIQDFSPISELKSLDNLDLSSCKVKDLGFLRPLSSLEDLQLSKNEISDISVLIEMAKADTKRNFAPFWRVYLSGNPLDSEAAKAQLESFRETGARVTLE; encoded by the coding sequence ATGAAACACTGGATTTTTCTAGCAATCACCGCATTGATGTCCTCAGCTAGTCCTCTCATCGCCCAGGACCTGTTCCCCGATAAGGGCCTCGAAGCGGCGGTGCGACACGAGGTGTACGCCAAACGCTACAACGAGGAACCCTTGACGGTGGATGACGTCAAGAAAATCTCTCAAGTCAAAGCCAAGTCGAAGGAAATCAAGAGTTTGGAAGGGCTGCAACACTGTGTGGCCATCCAATTGATCGATTTGGAGGACAATCAGATCGAAGATCTCTCGCCGCTGAAGGGGCTAACGCTACTGCAGTCGATCAATCTGGCGAGCAACAAGATTTCCGACGTCACGCCGCTGGAGAACCTAGAGCGGGTGCAGTATTTGCAGCTTGAAGGCAACGCGGTGAAGGATATTTCGGCACTTGCCAAAATGAACAACATGCGGTCTCTCTACCTGTCCAAGAACAAGATTGAGCAGATTGGGGTGGTCAAGGAGTTCAAGAAGGCTTGGTCGCTCTATTTGGCGGAAAATCCCATTCAAGACTTTTCGCCGATTAGCGAGCTGAAATCGCTCGATAATCTCGATCTCTCCAGCTGCAAGGTTAAGGACTTGGGCTTTCTGCGGCCCTTGAGTAGCTTGGAGGACCTGCAGCTGTCGAAAAACGAGATCTCGGATATCAGTGTCCTGATCGAAATGGCCAAAGCGGACACAAAGCGAAATTTTGCTCCGTTTTGGCGTGTTTACTTGAGTGGGAACCCACTCGACAGTGAGGCAGCCAAAGCTCAACTCGAGTCCTTTCGCGAAACGGGGGCCCGGGTAACGTTGGAGTAG